Proteins co-encoded in one Corynebacterium tuberculostearicum genomic window:
- a CDS encoding isochorismate synthase: MHEDRPSTAPDFLLSRATGSVRTQGARQTFTDVDAAISALRNKDATMVVGAIPFDSDTPAALTVPEEIIREEGPLEPHAHYRNQTLKSRVVGFDPEPEEHLRRVEAAIGTIETSKLEKVVLARAVDIEFPEVIDPRLVAARLIDLSANRDGFIADLSPAGRPGAMLVGSSPEVLIKRQGSTVSAFPLAGSSPRRATPAEDHIAGQDLLHSAKDLHEHAFVVEHLRRVLNPLCERLNIPDTPQLISTNEMWHLGTPVAGPLKDKHLTALELALATHPTPAICGTPAEAAQALIETAETDRGFYAGAVGWCDSSGDGEYMVAIRCAEVAGDGLSARAWAGGGIVGDSNAQAELEETTAKLQTILRALSL; this comes from the coding sequence ATGCACGAAGACAGACCAAGCACCGCCCCCGATTTTTTGCTTTCACGAGCAACGGGGTCTGTCCGTACCCAAGGTGCGCGCCAAACCTTTACTGACGTTGACGCGGCGATCTCTGCCCTGCGCAACAAAGACGCAACCATGGTAGTGGGCGCAATCCCTTTCGATTCTGACACGCCCGCCGCGCTGACGGTACCGGAAGAGATAATTCGGGAAGAAGGACCTCTAGAGCCCCACGCTCACTATCGCAATCAGACTCTCAAGTCCCGCGTCGTCGGCTTTGATCCGGAACCAGAAGAGCACCTGCGCCGCGTGGAAGCAGCCATCGGCACCATCGAGACCTCCAAACTGGAGAAGGTAGTCCTAGCCCGCGCCGTAGACATCGAATTCCCAGAGGTTATCGATCCACGGCTTGTGGCGGCCCGTCTCATTGATCTCTCCGCTAACCGCGATGGTTTCATTGCTGATCTCTCCCCCGCCGGGCGCCCAGGCGCGATGTTAGTTGGCTCTTCCCCAGAGGTTCTAATCAAGCGTCAAGGCTCGACTGTGTCCGCATTCCCCTTGGCGGGGTCGTCTCCGCGCCGCGCCACTCCGGCAGAGGACCACATCGCCGGCCAAGACCTTTTACACTCTGCAAAGGACCTCCACGAACACGCTTTTGTCGTAGAACATCTCCGCCGAGTGCTCAACCCCCTATGTGAGCGACTGAATATTCCCGATACCCCCCAGCTAATTAGCACCAATGAGATGTGGCACTTAGGCACGCCCGTCGCCGGACCGCTCAAGGATAAGCACTTGACAGCCCTAGAGCTTGCCTTGGCTACTCACCCCACTCCAGCTATCTGCGGCACCCCAGCCGAGGCTGCCCAAGCCCTCATTGAGACCGCAGAGACAGACCGCGGGTTCTACGCCGGAGCGGTCGGTTGGTGCGATAGCTCGGGAGATGGCGAATACATGGTGGCCATCCGCTGTGCTGAAGTCGCTGGCGATGGCCTTTCCGCGCGAGCCTGGGCCGGCGGTGGGATTGTGGGCGATTCCAACGCCCAAGCCGAGCTAGAGGAAACCACAGCCAAACTGCAGACAATCCTCCGGGCGCTGAGCCTTTAG